One stretch of Anguilla anguilla isolate fAngAng1 chromosome 5, fAngAng1.pri, whole genome shotgun sequence DNA includes these proteins:
- the stox2a gene encoding storkhead-box protein 2 isoform X3 produces the protein MSPISQSQFIPLGEILCLAISAMNSARKPVTQEALMEHLATCFPGVPTPSPEILRHTLSMLVRERKIYPTPEGYFIVTPQTYFITPSLIRTNSKWYHLDERIPADRQQQQCTSPQSGTITPSASGCVRDRPHHKNHCDSYNSYRDDLHSGHTSTLQRKSPKELKEPPYPTPPPVTSLHQAAPAAAANTEKSKSTANFSYKTDTLTKRKEGVSGEKQAKKFGLKLFRLSFKKDKAKQLANFSAQFPPEEWPLRDEDTPAAIPREVEMEIIRRINPDLTVENVMRHTAVMKRLEEEKAQRSKAGSSAQHSGRSRRSRGHRKPHGKPRSHSKTRASRGDPSEGSNLDAAAERDYGFHMAATLARTTRDGMFSVERSRGSYLVHSNPNIVESHFPVTPEWDVSGELAKRRTEMPFPEPSRGTSHSKVHRSHSHTQDRKSRNERSDKAKERSRSMENSKGPLGGPASAGGTSEDFDHSPDDRSRYYTDDGTLRAAKAPHYSRIMFSAAKFNSEVCVPDIGKGPLEDLRICSPLEKNKSRDSLPAYSDLKSCSPKATADDYFQCNTSNETILTAPSPLGKTDHDTLTSSDGVRKGSPSDRKTPLLTSPHPMEYKDDAAKGQNGVSPLVASQTPEPMPNGRLIHQHNTDPGGGGSADKRKEIFSKDTLFKPPPMAAMGYVESGHSKSGTLRKSPHPKSAEAPDCPEPAPAAPTGASATPGSEATPGAAEAAFDYYNVSDDDDSEEAARKATADEGKVREGGGTMQWLLEREKERDLQRKFESNLTLLSPKEGENNSSQKSAHSARLDSMDSSSVTVDSGFNSPRTRESLASNTSSIVESNRRQNPALSPGHMGTTSSGPPFSFRSIAEPPTSQPEKLQKSPNCLASITSV, from the exons ATGTCTCCGATCAGCCAGTCCCAGTTCATCCCGCTGGGGGAGATCCTCTGCCTGGCCATCTCAGCCATGAACTCGGCACGCAAGCCCGTCACCCAGGAGGCCCTGATGGAGCACTTAGCAACCTGTTTCCCAG GTGTTCCAACGCCGAGTCCGGAGATCCTCCGGCACACGCTGAGCATGCTGGTCCGGGAGAGGAAGATCTACCCGACGCCGGAGGGGTACTTCATCGTCACGCCCCAAACGTACTTCATCACGCCCTCCCTCATCCGGACCAACAGCAAGTGGTACCACCTGGACGAGCGGATACCGGCCgaccggcagcagcagcagtgcaccTCCCCGCAGTCCGGCACCATCACGCCCTCCGCCTCCGGCTGCGTGCGGGACAGGCCGCACCACAAGAACCACTGCGACTCCTACAACTCCTACCGGGACGACCTGCACAGCGgccacacctccaccctccaGAGGAAGTCTCCCAAAGAGCTGAAGGAACCCCCCTACCCGACCCCGCCTCCGGTGACCTCCCTCCACCAGGCCGCCCCCGCTGCCGCCGCCAACACGGAGAAGAGCAAGAGCACCGCTAACTTCTCCTACAAGACGGACACGCTCACCAAGCGCAAGGAAGGGGTGAGCGGCGAGAAGCAGGCCAAGAAGTTCGGCCTGAAGCTGTTCCGGCTGAGCTTCAAGAAGGACAAGGCCAAGCAGCTGGCCAACTTCTCGGCCCAGTTCCCCCCGGAGGAGTGGCCGCTCCGCGACGAGGACACGCCCGCCGCCATTCCCCgggaggtggagatggagatCATCCGGCGGATCAACCCGGACCTGACGGTGGAGAACGTGATGCGGCACACGGCGGTGATGAagcggctggaggaggagaaggcccAGAGGAGCAAGGCGGGGTCCTCGGCGCAGCACAGCGGCCGCAGCCGGAGGAGCCGGGGCCACCGGAAGCCGCACGGGAAGCCGCGCTCGCACAGCAAGACGCGGGCGTCCCGGGGCGACCCCTCGGAGGGCTCCAACCTGGACGCGGCGGCCGAGCGGGACTACGGCTTCCACATGGCCGCCACCCTGGCCCGGACGACGCGGGACGGCATGTTCTCGGTGGAGCGCAGCAGGGGGAGCTACCTGGTCCACAGCAACCCCAACATCGTGGAGTCCCACTTCCCCGTCACGCCCGAGTGGGACGTCTCGGGGGAGCTGGCTAAGAGGCGGACGGAGATGCCCTTCCCAGAGCCCTCCCGGGGAACGTCCCACTCCAAGGTTCACCGCAGCCACAGCCACACGCAGGACCGCAAGTCGCGCAACGAGAGGTCGGACAAGGCCAAAGAGAGGTCGCGCTCCATGGAAAACTCCAAGGGCCCGCTCGGGGGGCCCGCTTCGGCCGGGGGCACGTCCGAGGACTTCGACCACAGCCCCGACGACCGGAGCCGTTACTACACTGATGACGGGACGCTTAGGGCTGCTAAGGCACCCCACTATTCGCGAATCATGTTCTCCGCTGCTAAATTCAACTCTGAGGTGTGCGTGCCTGACATCGGGAAGGGGCCCCTCGAGGACCTCCGGATCTGCAGTCCGCTCGAAAAGAACAAGAGCCGGGACAGCCTGCCGGCCTACAGCGACTTGAAGTCCTGCTCGCCGAAGGCCACGGCTGATGACTACTTTCAGTGCAATACGTCCAACGAAACAATCCTCACCGCCCCTTCGCCCCTGGGAAAGACTGACCACGACACTTTGACCTCATCGGACGGCGTCAGGAAGGGGTCTCCGTCCGACCGGAAGACCCCTCTCCTGACGTCCCCACACCCGATGGAGTACAAAGACGACGCAGCTAAGGGACAGAACGGTGTCAGCCCCCTGGTGGCGAGCCAGACGCCGGAGCCCATGCCCAACGGACGTTTGATACACCAACACAACACCGACCCTGGCGGGGGGGGCAGCGCGGACAAGCGGAAGGAAATATTTAGCAAAGATACTTTGTTCAAGCCCCCCCCCATGGCCGCCATGGGCTACGTGGAGAGTGGTCACTCCAAGTCGGGGACGCTGCGCAAGTCCCCGCACCCCAAGTCGGCGGAGGCCCCGGACTGCCCGGAGCCGGCCCCCGCGGCGCCCACCGGCGCCTCGGCCACGCCCGGCTCCGAGGCGACCCCGGGGGCCGCCGAGGCCGCCTTCGACTACTACAACGTGTCGGACGACGACGACTCGGAGGAGGCGGCGCGGAAGGCCACGGCGGACGAGGGCAAAgtgcgggaggggggcgggaccatgcagtggctgctggagcgggagaaggagagggaccTGCAGCGCAAGTTTGAGAGCAACCTCACCCTCCTCAGCCCCAAGGAGGGCGAGAACAACAGCAGCCAAAAGTCTGCCCACTCGGCCCGCCTGGACAGCATGGACAGCAGCAGCGTCACGGTGGATAGTGGATTTAACTCTCCACG CACACGTGAGAGCCTGGCCTCCAACACCTCCAGCATCGTGGAGAGCAATAGACGGCAGAACCCTGCCCTGAGCCCCGGCCACATGGGCACCACCAGCAGCGGCCCCCCCTTCAGCTTCCGCAGCATCGCGGAGCCCCCCACCTCGCAACCAGAGAAACTGCAAAAATCGCCCAACTGTTTAGCTTCCATCACGAGCGTCTGA
- the stox2a gene encoding storkhead-box protein 2 isoform X2, which yields MKKTRSTNLRRAWPSSDFSDRASERTRSRSEKDYRQHKHHPPALHSQSPRGYVTPGDVSPISMSPISQSQFIPLGEILCLAISAMNSARKPVTQEALMEHLATCFPGVPTPSPEILRHTLSMLVRERKIYPTPEGYFIVTPQTYFITPSLIRTNSKWYHLDERIPADRQQQQCTSPQSGTITPSASGCVRDRPHHKNHCDSYNSYRDDLHSGHTSTLQRKSPKELKEPPYPTPPPVTSLHQAAPAAAANTEKSKSTANFSYKTDTLTKRKEGVSGEKQAKKFGLKLFRLSFKKDKAKQLANFSAQFPPEEWPLRDEDTPAAIPREVEMEIIRRINPDLTVENVMRHTAVMKRLEEEKAQRSKAGSSAQHSGRSRRSRGHRKPHGKPRSHSKTRASRGDPSEGSNLDAAAERDYGFHMAATLARTTRDGMFSVERSRGSYLVHSNPNIVESHFPVTPEWDVSGELAKRRTEMPFPEPSRGTSHSKVHRSHSHTQDRKSRNERSDKAKERSRSMENSKGPLGGPASAGGTSEDFDHSPDDRSRYYTDDGTLRAAKAPHYSRIMFSAAKFNSEVCVPDIGKGPLEDLRICSPLEKNKSRDSLPAYSDLKSCSPKATADDYFQCNTSNETILTAPSPLGKTDHDTLTSSDGVRKGSPSDRKTPLLTSPHPMEYKDDAAKGQNGVSPLVASQTPEPMPNGRLIHQHNTDPGGGGSADKRKEIFSKDTLFKPPPMAAMGYVESGHSKSGTLRKSPHPKSAEAPDCPEPAPAAPTGASATPGSEATPGAAEAAFDYYNVSDDDDSEEAARKATADEGKVREGGGTMQWLLEREKERDLQRKFESNLTLLSPKEGENNSSQKSAHSARLDSMDSSSVTVDSGFNSPRTRESLASNTSSIVESNRRQNPALSPGHMGTTSSGPPFSFRSIAEPPTSQPEKLQKSPNCLASITSV from the exons GTGATGTGTCACCCATCAGCATGTCTCCGATCAGCCAGTCCCAGTTCATCCCGCTGGGGGAGATCCTCTGCCTGGCCATCTCAGCCATGAACTCGGCACGCAAGCCCGTCACCCAGGAGGCCCTGATGGAGCACTTAGCAACCTGTTTCCCAG GTGTTCCAACGCCGAGTCCGGAGATCCTCCGGCACACGCTGAGCATGCTGGTCCGGGAGAGGAAGATCTACCCGACGCCGGAGGGGTACTTCATCGTCACGCCCCAAACGTACTTCATCACGCCCTCCCTCATCCGGACCAACAGCAAGTGGTACCACCTGGACGAGCGGATACCGGCCgaccggcagcagcagcagtgcaccTCCCCGCAGTCCGGCACCATCACGCCCTCCGCCTCCGGCTGCGTGCGGGACAGGCCGCACCACAAGAACCACTGCGACTCCTACAACTCCTACCGGGACGACCTGCACAGCGgccacacctccaccctccaGAGGAAGTCTCCCAAAGAGCTGAAGGAACCCCCCTACCCGACCCCGCCTCCGGTGACCTCCCTCCACCAGGCCGCCCCCGCTGCCGCCGCCAACACGGAGAAGAGCAAGAGCACCGCTAACTTCTCCTACAAGACGGACACGCTCACCAAGCGCAAGGAAGGGGTGAGCGGCGAGAAGCAGGCCAAGAAGTTCGGCCTGAAGCTGTTCCGGCTGAGCTTCAAGAAGGACAAGGCCAAGCAGCTGGCCAACTTCTCGGCCCAGTTCCCCCCGGAGGAGTGGCCGCTCCGCGACGAGGACACGCCCGCCGCCATTCCCCgggaggtggagatggagatCATCCGGCGGATCAACCCGGACCTGACGGTGGAGAACGTGATGCGGCACACGGCGGTGATGAagcggctggaggaggagaaggcccAGAGGAGCAAGGCGGGGTCCTCGGCGCAGCACAGCGGCCGCAGCCGGAGGAGCCGGGGCCACCGGAAGCCGCACGGGAAGCCGCGCTCGCACAGCAAGACGCGGGCGTCCCGGGGCGACCCCTCGGAGGGCTCCAACCTGGACGCGGCGGCCGAGCGGGACTACGGCTTCCACATGGCCGCCACCCTGGCCCGGACGACGCGGGACGGCATGTTCTCGGTGGAGCGCAGCAGGGGGAGCTACCTGGTCCACAGCAACCCCAACATCGTGGAGTCCCACTTCCCCGTCACGCCCGAGTGGGACGTCTCGGGGGAGCTGGCTAAGAGGCGGACGGAGATGCCCTTCCCAGAGCCCTCCCGGGGAACGTCCCACTCCAAGGTTCACCGCAGCCACAGCCACACGCAGGACCGCAAGTCGCGCAACGAGAGGTCGGACAAGGCCAAAGAGAGGTCGCGCTCCATGGAAAACTCCAAGGGCCCGCTCGGGGGGCCCGCTTCGGCCGGGGGCACGTCCGAGGACTTCGACCACAGCCCCGACGACCGGAGCCGTTACTACACTGATGACGGGACGCTTAGGGCTGCTAAGGCACCCCACTATTCGCGAATCATGTTCTCCGCTGCTAAATTCAACTCTGAGGTGTGCGTGCCTGACATCGGGAAGGGGCCCCTCGAGGACCTCCGGATCTGCAGTCCGCTCGAAAAGAACAAGAGCCGGGACAGCCTGCCGGCCTACAGCGACTTGAAGTCCTGCTCGCCGAAGGCCACGGCTGATGACTACTTTCAGTGCAATACGTCCAACGAAACAATCCTCACCGCCCCTTCGCCCCTGGGAAAGACTGACCACGACACTTTGACCTCATCGGACGGCGTCAGGAAGGGGTCTCCGTCCGACCGGAAGACCCCTCTCCTGACGTCCCCACACCCGATGGAGTACAAAGACGACGCAGCTAAGGGACAGAACGGTGTCAGCCCCCTGGTGGCGAGCCAGACGCCGGAGCCCATGCCCAACGGACGTTTGATACACCAACACAACACCGACCCTGGCGGGGGGGGCAGCGCGGACAAGCGGAAGGAAATATTTAGCAAAGATACTTTGTTCAAGCCCCCCCCCATGGCCGCCATGGGCTACGTGGAGAGTGGTCACTCCAAGTCGGGGACGCTGCGCAAGTCCCCGCACCCCAAGTCGGCGGAGGCCCCGGACTGCCCGGAGCCGGCCCCCGCGGCGCCCACCGGCGCCTCGGCCACGCCCGGCTCCGAGGCGACCCCGGGGGCCGCCGAGGCCGCCTTCGACTACTACAACGTGTCGGACGACGACGACTCGGAGGAGGCGGCGCGGAAGGCCACGGCGGACGAGGGCAAAgtgcgggaggggggcgggaccatgcagtggctgctggagcgggagaaggagagggaccTGCAGCGCAAGTTTGAGAGCAACCTCACCCTCCTCAGCCCCAAGGAGGGCGAGAACAACAGCAGCCAAAAGTCTGCCCACTCGGCCCGCCTGGACAGCATGGACAGCAGCAGCGTCACGGTGGATAGTGGATTTAACTCTCCACG CACACGTGAGAGCCTGGCCTCCAACACCTCCAGCATCGTGGAGAGCAATAGACGGCAGAACCCTGCCCTGAGCCCCGGCCACATGGGCACCACCAGCAGCGGCCCCCCCTTCAGCTTCCGCAGCATCGCGGAGCCCCCCACCTCGCAACCAGAGAAACTGCAAAAATCGCCCAACTGTTTAGCTTCCATCACGAGCGTCTGA